A portion of the Cellulophaga algicola DSM 14237 genome contains these proteins:
- a CDS encoding carboxy terminal-processing peptidase translates to MKNKLAYALLMMLFAVASCSFTNKSFENDDKDKLLLDLITYVLEKGHYDPKTIDDDFSVEVFEDFINGLDPTKRYFLESDIKDFEQYKFQIDDQIKNTDITFFNAVYERLMLRMKDAKEIYKEVLEAPFDYSSKENIDMDYEKQTFVSSRSALKERWRKQLKYATLGNYDSKIKVDESDNKKKINLKEAEKEARVDTEETLDEFFDFVSDLERKDWFVQYINTIVEEFDPHTYYFAPEEKEKFDTRMSGKFEGIGARLQKKQDGVKIVEIISGGPVWRDRQIEVGDEIIKVGQHGEVPINIVEMRLDDAIKLIKGAKGTIVDLTMRKVDGTTEVISITRDVVEIEETFAKSANIIKGNEKFGIINLPQFYVSFDDYEGERNAASDVAKEVERLKEEGAEGLILDLRDNGGGSLKTVVEMAGLFIKNGPIVQVRSNDDQKEVHDDVDDRIQWDGPLVILVNELSASASEILAAAMQDYKRAVVIGSKQTFGKGTVQNVIPLDRIVRSNEHGDLGAIKLTTQKFYRINGGSTQLEGVKSDVVVPDKYSYIDLGERDQQNPLGWDKITPADYTPWDGHIDYESTIANSNKRMAKNPQIKLIEENAKWLKEQQSETVVSLNYIDYKEDEAKSIEKSKYFKTLSDYDSKLTFESLKYEESLFTKDSVLRQKRKRWHEDLVKDVYVEEAVNVLEDLKGNSLKAGKIASVKG, encoded by the coding sequence ATGAAGAATAAATTAGCCTACGCACTTTTAATGATGCTATTTGCGGTAGCATCGTGCAGTTTTACAAATAAATCATTCGAAAATGATGATAAGGATAAACTTTTATTAGACCTTATTACTTATGTTTTGGAAAAAGGTCATTACGATCCTAAAACTATAGACGATGATTTTTCAGTTGAAGTTTTTGAAGATTTTATCAATGGTTTAGATCCTACGAAAAGATATTTCTTAGAGAGTGATATAAAAGATTTTGAACAGTATAAGTTTCAGATTGATGATCAGATAAAAAACACGGATATTACTTTTTTCAATGCAGTTTACGAACGTTTAATGCTTCGTATGAAAGATGCAAAAGAAATTTATAAAGAAGTTCTTGAAGCTCCTTTTGATTATTCATCAAAAGAAAATATTGATATGGATTATGAGAAGCAAACATTTGTTTCTTCAAGATCAGCTTTAAAAGAACGCTGGAGAAAGCAACTTAAATATGCAACATTGGGTAATTACGACTCTAAAATTAAAGTTGACGAATCTGATAATAAGAAAAAAATAAATTTAAAGGAAGCAGAAAAAGAAGCTCGTGTAGATACAGAAGAAACATTAGATGAGTTTTTCGATTTTGTTTCAGATTTAGAACGTAAAGATTGGTTTGTGCAATACATTAATACTATTGTAGAAGAATTTGATCCACACACCTATTACTTTGCACCAGAAGAAAAAGAAAAGTTTGATACTAGAATGTCTGGTAAATTTGAAGGTATTGGTGCACGATTACAGAAAAAACAAGATGGTGTTAAAATCGTTGAGATTATTTCTGGTGGTCCAGTTTGGAGAGATCGTCAAATTGAAGTAGGAGATGAAATTATTAAAGTAGGACAACATGGAGAGGTTCCTATTAATATTGTTGAAATGCGTTTAGATGATGCCATTAAATTAATCAAAGGCGCTAAAGGGACTATCGTAGATTTAACAATGCGCAAAGTAGATGGTACAACAGAAGTAATCTCAATAACAAGAGATGTTGTAGAAATTGAAGAAACGTTTGCTAAATCTGCTAATATCATAAAAGGAAATGAAAAATTCGGAATTATTAATTTGCCACAATTCTATGTGAGTTTTGATGATTACGAAGGAGAAAGAAATGCAGCATCTGATGTTGCGAAAGAAGTAGAGCGTTTAAAAGAAGAAGGTGCAGAAGGATTAATTTTAGATTTAAGAGATAACGGAGGAGGATCCTTGAAAACAGTTGTTGAAATGGCTGGGTTATTTATTAAAAATGGACCAATAGTTCAAGTGCGTTCTAATGATGATCAGAAAGAAGTTCATGATGATGTTGATGATCGTATTCAATGGGATGGTCCATTAGTTATTTTAGTAAATGAGCTATCTGCTTCTGCTTCTGAGATTTTAGCAGCTGCAATGCAAGATTATAAAAGAGCGGTAGTTATTGGGAGTAAGCAAACTTTTGGTAAAGGAACAGTTCAAAATGTGATTCCTTTAGATCGTATTGTTCGTAGTAACGAGCACGGAGATTTAGGTGCTATAAAATTAACGACCCAAAAATTCTATAGAATTAACGGTGGTTCTACACAACTAGAAGGTGTAAAGTCTGATGTTGTGGTTCCAGATAAATATAGTTACATAGATTTAGGAGAACGTGATCAACAAAATCCATTAGGTTGGGATAAAATAACACCTGCAGATTATACGCCATGGGATGGTCATATAGATTATGAATCTACTATTGCAAATAGTAATAAGCGTATGGCAAAAAATCCTCAAATAAAATTAATTGAGGAGAATGCTAAATGGTTAAAAGAACAACAAAGTGAAACTGTTGTTTCCTTAAATTATATAGATTATAAAGAAGATGAGGCTAAGAGTATAGAGAAGTCTAAATACTTTAAAACACTATCTGATTACGATTCTAAATTAACCTTTGAATCTTTGAAGTATGAAGAAAGCTTATTTACAAAAGATTCTGTTTTAAGACAAAAACGTAAGCGTTGGCATGAAGATCTTGTAAAAGATGTTTATGTTGAGGAAGCAGTAAATGTTTTGGAAGATCTAAAAGGTAATTCTTTAAAAGCAGGTAAAATTGCTAGTGTTAAAGGATAA
- a CDS encoding protein adenylyltransferase SelO, with amino-acid sequence MKFELQDTFTKTLPQDPILENSRRQISGACFSFVTPKKTAQPELIHTSKEMASELGLSNEALKSEEFLLLFTGNKIGENSHPYAMCYGGHQFGNWAGQLGDGRAINLGELVHKNKRWTLQLKGAGETPYSRTADGLAVLRSSIREYLCSEAMYHLGVPTTRALSIALTGDQVLRDVLYNGNPDYEKGAIVTRVAPSFLRFGNYEIFSSRQDYKTLTTLVDYTIKELFPEIKSTNKEGYIQLFKTVAQRTLTMIIHWQRVGFVHGVMNTDNMSILGLTIDYGPYGWLEGYDDAWTPNTTDRQHKRYRYGNQPNIGLWNLYQLANALYPLIEDAEPFEEILEQYKNDYAVKYLEMMKAKIGLFTTEEDDAELLSTLEENLQIIETDMTLFFRNLSVITKNDSVVDAVSKIEVAFYSIAELKEDTLEQWKAWFNLYVKRLQKESITDQERMLKMNGTNPKYVLRNYMAQMAIDKADEKDYSLVDELYTLLKKPYDEQPKFEKWFSKRPEWARNKVGCSMLSCSS; translated from the coding sequence ATGAAATTTGAACTTCAAGATACATTTACTAAGACACTACCACAAGACCCTATTTTAGAAAACTCTAGACGGCAAATTAGTGGTGCATGTTTTTCTTTTGTGACCCCAAAGAAAACAGCTCAACCGGAACTAATCCATACTTCCAAAGAAATGGCCTCAGAATTAGGCTTAAGTAATGAAGCGTTAAAAAGCGAAGAATTTTTACTTCTATTTACCGGAAATAAAATTGGCGAAAATTCTCATCCCTATGCGATGTGTTATGGTGGCCATCAATTTGGAAATTGGGCAGGGCAACTGGGTGATGGTCGTGCAATAAACTTAGGCGAACTAGTTCATAAAAACAAACGCTGGACATTGCAATTAAAAGGTGCAGGAGAAACCCCATATTCTCGTACAGCAGATGGCCTAGCCGTATTACGGTCTTCTATTCGAGAATACCTATGCAGTGAAGCAATGTATCATCTAGGTGTACCCACTACACGTGCACTTTCAATAGCCCTGACTGGAGATCAAGTATTACGTGATGTGCTTTATAATGGTAATCCTGACTATGAAAAAGGAGCTATAGTAACTAGAGTAGCCCCTAGCTTTTTACGATTCGGAAATTATGAAATATTCAGCTCTAGGCAAGATTATAAAACACTTACAACCCTAGTTGATTACACGATAAAAGAATTATTCCCTGAAATTAAAAGCACCAACAAAGAGGGGTATATCCAATTATTTAAAACTGTAGCCCAACGAACCTTAACGATGATTATTCATTGGCAACGCGTAGGCTTTGTTCATGGCGTAATGAATACAGATAACATGTCTATCCTAGGGTTAACTATTGATTATGGCCCTTATGGCTGGCTAGAAGGATATGATGATGCTTGGACACCAAACACAACAGATCGTCAACATAAGCGATACCGTTACGGAAACCAACCTAATATTGGCTTATGGAACTTGTACCAACTTGCTAATGCGCTTTATCCATTAATTGAAGATGCAGAACCATTTGAAGAAATTTTAGAACAGTATAAGAATGACTATGCCGTAAAGTATCTGGAAATGATGAAGGCAAAAATAGGCCTTTTTACCACTGAAGAAGATGATGCGGAATTACTAAGCACTTTAGAAGAAAATTTGCAAATCATTGAAACAGATATGACACTATTTTTTAGAAATTTAAGTGTAATAACAAAGAATGATAGTGTAGTTGATGCAGTATCTAAAATTGAAGTTGCATTTTATAGTATAGCAGAATTAAAAGAAGACACATTAGAGCAATGGAAAGCTTGGTTTAATCTATATGTAAAGCGATTGCAAAAAGAAAGCATAACAGATCAAGAGCGAATGCTAAAAATGAATGGCACCAACCCAAAATATGTTCTGCGAAATTATATGGCGCAAATGGCTATTGATAAAGCTGATGAAAAAGATTACAGTTTAGTTGATGAACTGTATACGCTATTAAAAAAACCATATGATGAACAACCCAAATTTGAAAAATGGTTTTCAAAAAGACCCGAATGGGCCCGTAATAAAGTAGGCTGCTCTATGTTATCCTGCAGTTCTTAA
- a CDS encoding ComEC/Rec2 family competence protein, with product MQLLKFVPIKLTLFLVAGILFGAFFETSITIPFILTGITLTLSAFLLLKVKPTNSPIFGFSAVLLTFFIGYLSISLTNPKNKPNYYAKSNTTLQKELLLKITEVLKSNAFSDRYYADVLAIDKRKTSGKIVITIAKDTTSPLLKIDDELISFNLITPITPPLNPHQFNYKKYLKGLGVYNQLYLKKEDYITLEKPTHTLYGLASSWRNTILTKLKKENFDPENLSVIQALLLGQRNDISEETYDNYKDAGAIHILALSGLHIGVLLLILQFLLQPIERLPHGKKIKLGILIFLLWGFAFLAGLSASIVRAVTMFSFLAYAMYLNRPTNSFNILALSLFFILLVKPTYLFQVGFQMSYSAVFAIIWIYPKLQRFWYPKNKVIRYFWQLLSVSIAAQLGVLPISLFYFHQFPGLFFIANLLIIPFLGIILGIGIVVLILSLTNLLPSFITDGYNYIISTMNTIVKWIASQDMFVFKNISFDTLQLLLLYTLIFLMITAFSKQKFKNAIHFLIGIIVFQSYTFMSRYTASIRHEVIVLHQSRATGIIEKSGTTLYLLSNDTSKFEYSLKSYQIAERIAVLTTDSLANSYRLDLKRISVIDSFGIYPPSKNSTILLTQSPKINLNRLIDSLQPVALIADGSNYKSTIALWKATCLKRKLPFHYTGEKGAYYFK from the coding sequence ATGCAACTACTAAAATTTGTGCCAATAAAATTGACACTTTTTTTAGTTGCAGGAATTCTATTTGGTGCTTTTTTCGAAACATCAATTACTATCCCGTTTATATTAACGGGTATAACCCTTACCCTATCAGCATTTCTACTATTAAAAGTCAAACCTACAAATAGCCCTATATTTGGATTTAGTGCCGTATTATTAACCTTTTTTATCGGGTATTTATCAATCTCTCTAACAAACCCTAAAAACAAACCAAATTATTACGCTAAGAGCAATACTACCCTACAAAAAGAGCTCCTACTTAAGATTACTGAAGTTTTAAAATCAAATGCATTCTCAGATCGATATTATGCCGATGTTCTAGCAATTGATAAAAGAAAAACTTCTGGAAAGATAGTCATCACCATTGCAAAAGACACCACTTCTCCCCTTCTAAAGATTGATGATGAACTTATCTCGTTTAATTTAATAACACCGATTACCCCTCCTTTAAATCCACATCAATTTAATTATAAAAAATACCTAAAAGGATTAGGGGTATACAATCAACTGTATTTAAAAAAAGAGGATTACATCACCTTAGAAAAGCCTACACATACCTTATACGGTCTTGCTTCAAGTTGGAGAAATACCATACTCACTAAACTTAAAAAAGAAAACTTTGATCCCGAAAACTTAAGCGTAATTCAAGCTTTATTATTAGGGCAACGAAATGATATATCTGAAGAAACTTATGATAATTACAAAGATGCAGGAGCCATTCACATACTAGCTCTTTCAGGATTACACATTGGTGTCTTATTACTTATTCTTCAGTTTTTATTACAACCTATTGAACGTTTGCCACATGGGAAAAAAATTAAATTGGGTATACTTATATTTCTTTTATGGGGTTTTGCATTTTTAGCCGGCTTATCTGCTTCAATTGTACGAGCTGTTACCATGTTTTCTTTCCTTGCTTACGCAATGTATTTAAACCGGCCTACAAATAGCTTTAATATACTTGCGCTATCGCTATTTTTTATTCTACTTGTAAAACCAACCTATCTTTTTCAAGTAGGCTTTCAAATGAGCTACTCAGCAGTATTTGCAATTATTTGGATTTACCCCAAGTTGCAACGGTTTTGGTATCCAAAAAATAAGGTTATTAGGTATTTTTGGCAATTACTTAGCGTAAGTATTGCAGCACAATTAGGGGTTTTACCTATAAGTTTATTTTATTTTCATCAATTCCCAGGACTATTTTTTATTGCTAACCTTTTAATTATTCCCTTTTTAGGCATTATTCTAGGTATTGGTATTGTTGTACTTATTTTATCACTCACAAATTTACTTCCCTCCTTTATAACAGATGGCTATAATTACATAATCAGTACAATGAACACCATTGTAAAATGGATTGCCAGTCAAGACATGTTTGTTTTTAAAAATATATCATTTGATACACTTCAATTGCTCTTACTGTACACCTTAATATTTTTAATGATTACAGCCTTCAGCAAGCAAAAATTTAAAAACGCGATTCATTTCCTCATCGGAATTATCGTCTTTCAGTCCTACACTTTTATGTCACGATACACCGCTTCTATACGTCACGAGGTTATTGTATTACACCAATCTAGAGCTACTGGTATCATAGAAAAGTCTGGAACAACTTTATACCTTTTAAGTAATGATACCTCAAAATTTGAATACAGTCTAAAAAGTTATCAAATTGCAGAACGAATAGCGGTGTTAACTACAGATTCTTTAGCAAACAGTTACCGTTTAGATTTAAAAAGAATCAGTGTGATTGATAGTTTTGGTATTTACCCACCATCCAAGAACAGTACTATACTTCTTACGCAGTCTCCAAAGATAAATTTAAACCGTTTAATAGATTCTTTGCAGCCCGTAGCACTAATCGCAGACGGGAGTAATTACAAGAGTACTATTGCCCTTTGGAAAGCCACATGCCTAAAAAGAAAACTCCCTTTTCACTACACAGGCGAAAAGGGAGCTTATTACTTTAAGTAA
- the rodA gene encoding rod shape-determining protein RodA codes for MFGKGLLRRVDWLSILIFVLLIAIGWINIYSSTYSEGQDNIFDFSTIYGKQLIFIALDLVLIVIILALESNFFERFSSVIYVISLALLLGLFVFGTTIAGATSWYNLGFFNLQPSELAKVATALAVAKYLSDIQTDIRRRKDQLYSFLILLIPAILVIPQPDPGSALVFFSLVFVLFREGVPQFYLGIGLYTILIFVCTLMFGTIWIAIIIGLILAIFLLLKKQSYKIPVIPVVGVYIITLLFSLSVNFVFENVFEQRHRDRFSLWLSLEKDPSKLEEIRKTIGYNTYQSEKAIESGGFFGKGFLEGTRTKGDFVPEQHTDYIFSTVGEEWGFLGTTIVIILFTTLLLRLVYLSERQKNAFNRMYGYGVISILLVHYFINIGMVIGVLPTIGIPLPFFSYGGSGLLGFTALLFIFLKMDSNRLKEGF; via the coding sequence TACTCTGAAGGACAAGACAACATATTTGACTTCTCCACAATTTACGGAAAACAACTAATTTTTATAGCCTTAGACCTCGTTCTAATTGTCATAATTTTAGCATTAGAGAGTAACTTTTTTGAACGTTTCTCTAGCGTAATATACGTTATTTCTTTAGCTCTTTTACTTGGACTCTTTGTTTTCGGAACCACAATTGCCGGAGCTACTTCTTGGTACAATCTTGGTTTTTTTAATTTACAACCGTCAGAATTAGCAAAAGTTGCAACCGCTTTAGCTGTCGCTAAATACCTTAGTGATATTCAAACAGATATTCGAAGAAGAAAAGACCAACTCTATTCTTTTTTAATACTTTTAATACCTGCAATACTCGTTATTCCACAGCCAGATCCCGGGAGTGCATTGGTGTTTTTCTCCTTAGTGTTCGTTCTTTTTAGAGAAGGGGTCCCTCAATTCTATTTAGGCATAGGCTTATATACCATATTAATATTTGTTTGTACGCTTATGTTTGGTACCATATGGATAGCCATTATCATAGGCTTAATATTGGCCATTTTTTTATTACTAAAAAAGCAATCTTATAAAATACCAGTAATACCAGTAGTGGGTGTTTACATCATTACCCTACTCTTTTCATTATCCGTAAATTTTGTTTTCGAAAATGTTTTTGAACAACGCCATAGAGACCGTTTTAGCCTTTGGCTGAGTCTAGAAAAGGACCCTTCTAAACTAGAAGAAATAAGAAAAACAATTGGCTACAATACGTACCAATCTGAAAAAGCCATTGAATCAGGAGGATTTTTCGGAAAAGGATTCCTAGAAGGTACCCGTACCAAAGGAGATTTTGTACCAGAACAACATACAGATTATATTTTTAGTACAGTAGGCGAAGAATGGGGATTCTTAGGAACCACTATAGTTATTATTCTATTTACAACTCTACTACTTAGGCTTGTATATCTTTCTGAGAGACAAAAAAATGCGTTTAACCGTATGTATGGATATGGTGTAATTTCAATACTTTTAGTCCACTATTTTATAAATATAGGAATGGTGATAGGGGTCCTACCTACCATTGGTATTCCTTTGCCTTTTTTTAGTTATGGTGGCTCTGGTCTTCTAGGTTTTACAGCTTTATTATTTATCTTTTTAAAAATGGATTCTAACCGACTGAAGGAAGGTTTCTAG
- the lpxB gene encoding lipid-A-disaccharide synthase, with product MKYYIIAGEASGDLHGSNLIKELKKQDSDATIRCWGGDLMQQAGGSLAKHYKELAFMGFIEVITNISTIFKNISFCKEDISTFKPDVIVFIDYSGFNLRIAKWAKNAGFSTRYYIAPQIWASREGRIEKIKNTIDEMYVTLPFEKEFYEKKHNFPVNFVGHPLIDAIANRKEVDSIDFKNKNNLDQEKPIIALLPGSRKQEVAKMLEVMLSVTEKFKDYQFVIAGAPSLDQEFYQPFLKKSNISLIANQTYSILQIAHAALVTSGTATLETALFKVPQVVCYKGNWISYQIAKRIITLKYISLVNLIMDKEVVKELIQDDLTTKNLSAELEKILNPKTRKIVLENYEELEQKLGGEGASETTASLIISSLNKKKCFFS from the coding sequence ATGAAATACTACATCATTGCAGGAGAAGCTTCAGGTGATTTACACGGATCTAATTTAATCAAAGAACTGAAAAAGCAAGATTCTGACGCTACTATTAGATGTTGGGGAGGAGATTTAATGCAACAAGCTGGGGGCTCTTTAGCAAAGCATTATAAGGAGCTTGCCTTTATGGGCTTTATTGAGGTGATTACCAATATTAGTACCATTTTCAAAAACATTAGTTTCTGTAAAGAAGACATCTCAACCTTTAAACCAGATGTCATCGTATTTATTGATTATTCTGGTTTCAACTTAAGGATTGCAAAATGGGCTAAAAATGCAGGATTTTCAACTAGGTATTATATTGCTCCCCAAATTTGGGCTTCTAGAGAAGGAAGAATTGAAAAAATTAAGAATACCATTGACGAAATGTATGTGACACTACCTTTTGAAAAGGAATTCTATGAAAAAAAGCATAATTTTCCTGTGAACTTTGTGGGACATCCATTAATTGATGCCATTGCCAACCGCAAAGAAGTCGATAGTATTGACTTTAAAAATAAAAATAACCTAGATCAAGAGAAACCTATAATAGCTTTATTGCCCGGAAGCAGAAAACAAGAAGTAGCTAAAATGCTAGAGGTGATGCTTTCTGTTACTGAGAAATTTAAAGACTATCAATTTGTAATTGCTGGTGCTCCAAGTTTAGATCAGGAATTTTATCAGCCTTTTTTAAAAAAATCTAACATTAGTTTAATTGCTAATCAAACCTATAGTATTTTACAAATAGCACACGCTGCATTAGTGACGAGCGGAACTGCCACTCTTGAAACTGCGTTATTTAAAGTACCACAAGTAGTCTGCTATAAAGGAAATTGGATTTCTTATCAAATTGCTAAGCGAATAATAACCTTAAAATATATATCCCTAGTTAATTTAATCATGGACAAAGAAGTCGTGAAAGAATTAATACAAGATGACCTAACTACAAAAAACCTTAGTGCTGAACTTGAAAAGATTTTGAATCCTAAGACTAGAAAAATAGTTTTAGAAAATTACGAAGAATTAGAGCAAAAACTAGGAGGAGAGGGTGCTAGCGAAACAACAGCTTCCCTAATTATCAGCAGTTTAAATAAAAAAAAATGTTTTTTTTCCTAA
- a CDS encoding C40 family peptidase, whose protein sequence is MNRKFIYLFLIVMATSCGTKKRTISTNNKERKISIEANKSSTKPSVAKNLPNVYTEKPKNNTIAESVISSALEFSGTRYKYGGTTKKGMDCSGLLYVAFGNQDISIPRTSYVIAEEGKDIRIKDVDKGDLLFFKTSKRSKKINHVGLVVSVDNDGIKFIHATTSRGVIVSSLKEGYWNYAFVKATRIL, encoded by the coding sequence ATGAATCGTAAATTTATTTATCTTTTTTTAATTGTAATGGCCACTAGCTGTGGTACTAAAAAAAGAACAATTAGCACCAATAACAAAGAGCGAAAAATTAGTATAGAAGCCAATAAAAGCAGTACTAAACCAAGCGTTGCAAAGAACTTACCAAACGTTTACACCGAGAAACCTAAAAATAATACCATTGCAGAATCTGTGATTAGTTCCGCACTAGAATTTTCAGGTACTCGCTATAAATATGGCGGGACAACAAAGAAAGGAATGGATTGTTCTGGCTTACTGTACGTTGCTTTTGGAAATCAAGATATTTCAATACCTAGAACGTCTTACGTCATTGCTGAAGAAGGAAAAGACATTAGAATAAAAGATGTTGATAAAGGCGATTTACTTTTTTTTAAAACAAGTAAAAGGTCCAAAAAGATTAATCACGTAGGCCTCGTGGTTTCTGTAGATAATGATGGGATAAAATTTATACACGCTACAACCTCTAGAGGTGTAATTGTATCTTCTTTAAAAGAAGGATACTGGAATTATGCTTTTGTAAAAGCTACAAGAATATTATAA
- the surE gene encoding 5'/3'-nucleotidase SurE: MKKPLILITNDDGITAPGLRALVDFMKELGDVVVVAPDSPQSGMGHAITIDNLLYSKKMILDLDDDENTEEYSCSGTPADCVKLALQEILDRKPDLCVSGINHGSNSSINVIYSGTMSAAIEAGIEGIPAIGFSLCDYTWEANFTHAKAQIQQIVREALENGIPPGVVLNVNIPKLETKEFKGIKICRQARANWKEKFDKRISPSGKEYYWLTGEFELLDKGEDTDEWALANGFISVVPTQFDLTAHHAIQTINNWKLN; the protein is encoded by the coding sequence ATGAAAAAACCTTTGATTTTAATTACAAATGATGACGGAATTACCGCACCTGGATTGAGAGCTTTAGTTGACTTCATGAAAGAATTAGGTGATGTCGTGGTAGTTGCTCCCGATAGTCCACAATCGGGTATGGGCCATGCTATCACTATAGATAACCTGCTGTATTCTAAAAAAATGATACTTGATTTAGATGATGACGAGAATACAGAAGAGTACAGCTGTAGTGGTACTCCTGCAGATTGCGTTAAATTAGCATTACAAGAAATTTTAGATAGAAAACCTGATTTATGCGTAAGTGGTATTAACCATGGATCTAATTCTTCTATAAATGTAATTTACTCTGGCACTATGAGCGCTGCCATTGAGGCAGGAATTGAAGGCATACCTGCCATTGGTTTTTCATTGTGTGATTACACATGGGAAGCCAATTTTACCCATGCCAAAGCGCAAATACAACAGATTGTTCGCGAGGCGCTAGAAAACGGAATTCCGCCTGGAGTGGTATTGAATGTAAATATTCCTAAATTAGAAACAAAAGAGTTTAAAGGAATTAAAATATGCAGACAAGCAAGAGCTAATTGGAAAGAAAAATTTGACAAAAGAATAAGTCCTTCTGGAAAAGAGTATTACTGGCTGACCGGTGAGTTTGAATTACTTGATAAAGGCGAAGATACTGACGAGTGGGCTTTAGCTAATGGCTTTATCTCTGTAGTACCCACTCAATTTGATTTAACAGCTCATCACGCCATTCAAACCATAAATAACTGGAAATTAAACTAA
- a CDS encoding DNA/RNA non-specific endonuclease: MKNKTIYSLLMVVCLVGFWLFENFYTPDTYTAPEGVAPKVNIPFDFLPSSTTGEIVQHNYFTLSYSEKHEQAEWVAYQLDRNQLTYDDRTRPYFIEDPQVRTKSADYKNYKRSGYDRGHLCPAGDRRFSEYAYNETFYTSNISPQNREFNAGIWNELENTVRYWTKKYDGVYVITAGVLSDGLDSIGDEDVTVPAYFYKIVARRDGAEIKAIAFLFKNKESKSSLKSHVVTIDKIEQKTGIDFFEKLPNAMEDKFESTVILENWKF, from the coding sequence ATGAAAAATAAAACAATATATTCTCTATTAATGGTAGTATGTCTTGTTGGTTTTTGGCTGTTTGAAAATTTTTATACACCAGATACCTATACAGCTCCAGAAGGAGTAGCACCTAAAGTGAATATTCCTTTTGATTTTCTTCCCAGTTCTACCACAGGAGAAATTGTTCAACATAATTATTTTACGTTGTCTTATAGTGAAAAGCATGAGCAAGCCGAGTGGGTTGCGTATCAATTAGATAGAAATCAACTCACCTATGATGATAGGACGCGTCCTTATTTTATAGAAGATCCTCAAGTGCGTACCAAATCTGCTGATTATAAAAATTACAAACGCTCGGGGTATGATCGAGGGCATCTCTGTCCTGCAGGAGACCGTAGATTTTCTGAATATGCCTATAATGAAACTTTTTATACGAGTAATATAAGTCCGCAAAATCGAGAGTTCAATGCGGGAATTTGGAACGAATTGGAAAATACGGTACGCTATTGGACAAAAAAGTACGATGGGGTGTATGTAATTACGGCGGGGGTTTTAAGTGATGGTCTCGATAGTATTGGAGATGAAGATGTGACCGTGCCTGCTTATTTTTATAAAATAGTAGCAAGAAGAGATGGCGCTGAAATTAAAGCAATTGCCTTCTTATTTAAAAATAAAGAAAGTAAGAGTTCATTAAAAAGCCATGTAGTTACTATTGATAAAATAGAACAAAAAACGGGTATTGATTTTTTTGAAAAATTACCCAATGCTATGGAAGATAAATTTGAAAGTACAGTAATTTTAGAAAATTGGAAGTTCTAG